One window of Hymenobacter sp. BRD128 genomic DNA carries:
- a CDS encoding acyl carrier protein, translated as MFTVLSTTAPTKSIEQQVLRIISKRKAIKTVRLRRTASLSRDLRFDTVDLVDIILELERNFHITVPDEVPFNTVGDFVRYVTAHAA; from the coding sequence ATGTTTACCGTCCTCTCTACCACCGCTCCCACCAAAAGCATCGAGCAGCAAGTGCTGCGCATCATCAGCAAGCGCAAGGCCATTAAGACCGTGCGCCTGCGCCGCACCGCCAGCCTGAGCCGCGACCTGCGCTTCGACACCGTAGACCTCGTGGATATTATCCTGGAGCTGGAGCGCAACTTCCACATTACTGTGCCCGATGAAGTGCCGTTCAACACGGTCGGTGACTTTGTGCGCTACGTAACGGCCCACGCCGCGTAA